In a genomic window of Physeter macrocephalus isolate SW-GA chromosome 14, ASM283717v5, whole genome shotgun sequence:
- the CYB561 gene encoding transmembrane ascorbate-dependent reductase CYB561 isoform X1: MDSPARPAPAPAALLYYVAFSQLLGLAVVATTGTWLGVYRGGIAWESALQFNVHPLCMIIGLVFLQGDALLVYRVFRNEAKRTTKVLHGLLHVFAFVIALVGLVAVFDYHRKEGYADLYSLHSWCGILVFVLFFVQDQVQQVRARGRPGQRAGPAAGRLRHRRALHPDPRRLEAAPPGGRTSALHGLQDADGGRQPQLPVMRAPCHPVPSREAVSAVSGPRQVSVPHPPRLRGWGVGVGQPSSLSADFRGSGPLRFPLLAAAAAAAVVLVLRRPPPPLPLPPPQMEQLWVGFWAVGPGRRSTDP, translated from the exons ATGGACAGCCCTGCCCGCCCAGCACCCGCCCCTGCGGCGCTGCTCTACTATGTGGCCTTCTCCCAGCTGCTGGGCCTGGCCGTGGTGGCCACGACTGGCACCTGGCTCGGTGTGTACCGAGGAGGCATCGCCTGGGAGAGTGCCCTGCAGTTCAACGTGCATCCTCTCTGCATGATCATAGGCCTGGTCTTCTTGCAGGGAGATG CCCTGCTGGTTTACCGCGTCTTCAGGAATGAGGCCAAACGCACCACCAAAGTCCTGCACGGGCTGCTGCACGTCTTCGCCTTCGTCATCGCCCTGGTGG GCCTGGTGGCGGTGTTCGACTACCACAGGAAGGAGGGCTACGCCGACCTGTACAGCCTGCACAGCTGGTGTGGCATTCTGGTCTTCGTCCTCTTCTTTGTGCAG GACCAAGTACAGCAAGTTCGAGCCCGAGGGCGTCCTGGCCAACGTGCTGGGCCTGCTGCTGGCCGCCTTCGGCACCGTCGTGCTCTACATCCTGACCCGCGCCGACTGGAAGCGGCCCCTCCAGGCGGAAGAACAAGCGCTCTCCATGGACTTCAAGACGCTGACGGAGGGCGACAGCCCCAGCTCCCAGTGATGCGCGCCCCGTGCCATCCCGTCCCGTCCCGCGAGGCGGTCTCCGCCGTTTCGGGGCCCCGACAGGTGTCTGTCCCGCACCCGCCGAGGCtccgggggtggggagtgggggtggggcagcctTCCTCCCTGAGCGCTGATTTCCGGGGTTCAGGCCCCCTCCGCTTTCCCCTcctcgctgctgctgctgccgccgccgtcGTGTTAGTCCTGCGCAGACCCCCGCCCCCATTGCCCCTGCCACCCCCTCAGATGGAGCAGCTTTGGGTAGGGTTCTGGGCGGTTGGGCCTGGTCGCAGAAGCACAGATCCCTAA
- the CYB561 gene encoding transmembrane ascorbate-dependent reductase CYB561 isoform X2, with amino-acid sequence MDSPARPAPAPAALLYYVAFSQLLGLAVVATTGTWLGVYRGGIAWESALQFNVHPLCMIIGLVFLQGDALLVYRVFRNEAKRTTKVLHGLLHVFAFVIALVGLVAVFDYHRKEGYADLYSLHSWCGILVFVLFFVQWLVGFSFFLFPGASFSLRSRYRPQHVFLGGAIFLLSVGTALLGLKEALLFELGTKYSKFEPEGVLANVLGLLLAAFGTVVLYILTRADWKRPLQAEEQALSMDFKTLTEGDSPSSQ; translated from the exons ATGGACAGCCCTGCCCGCCCAGCACCCGCCCCTGCGGCGCTGCTCTACTATGTGGCCTTCTCCCAGCTGCTGGGCCTGGCCGTGGTGGCCACGACTGGCACCTGGCTCGGTGTGTACCGAGGAGGCATCGCCTGGGAGAGTGCCCTGCAGTTCAACGTGCATCCTCTCTGCATGATCATAGGCCTGGTCTTCTTGCAGGGAGATG CCCTGCTGGTTTACCGCGTCTTCAGGAATGAGGCCAAACGCACCACCAAAGTCCTGCACGGGCTGCTGCACGTCTTCGCCTTCGTCATCGCCCTGGTGG GCCTGGTGGCGGTGTTCGACTACCACAGGAAGGAGGGCTACGCCGACCTGTACAGCCTGCACAGCTGGTGTGGCATTCTGGTCTTCGTCCTCTTCTTTGTGCAG tggctcgtgggctttagctTCTTCCTGTTCCCCGGCGCGTCGTTTTCTCTGCGGAGCCGCTACCGGCCGCAGCACGTCTTTCTTGGCGGCGCCATCTTCCTGCTCTCGGTGGGCACCGCCCTGCTGGGCCTGAAGGAGGCGCTGCTGTTCGAGCTCGG GACCAAGTACAGCAAGTTCGAGCCCGAGGGCGTCCTGGCCAACGTGCTGGGCCTGCTGCTGGCCGCCTTCGGCACCGTCGTGCTCTACATCCTGACCCGCGCCGACTGGAAGCGGCCCCTCCAGGCGGAAGAACAAGCGCTCTCCATGGACTTCAAGACGCTGACGGAGGGCGACAGCCCCAGCTCCCAGTGA